From a region of the Streptomyces sp. NBC_00102 genome:
- the xylA gene encoding xylose isomerase, translating to MSDRFTPTSADKFTFGLWTVGWRGNDPFGEPTRPALDPVESVEKLAELGAHGVTFHDDDLIPFGSSDSERAAVIGRFKDALERTGLKVPMATTNLFTHPVFKDGGFTSNDRDVRRYALRKVIRNIDLAAELGAETYVAWGGREGAESGGAKDVRDALDRMKEAFDLLGEYVTDKGYDIRFAIEPKPNEPRGDILLPTVGHALAFIERLERPELYGVNPEVGHEQMAGLNFPHGIAQALWAGKLYHIDLNGQSGIKYDQDFRFGAGDLRQAFWLVDLLENSDYTGPRHFDFKPVRTDGIDGVWESAKNCMRNYLILKERAAAFRNDPAVQEALTASRLDELATPTAADGLKGLLADTSAYEDFDVDAAAQRSMAFEALDQLALDHLLGVR from the coding sequence ATGTCGGACCGCTTCACTCCCACTTCCGCTGACAAGTTCACCTTCGGTCTCTGGACCGTGGGCTGGCGGGGCAACGACCCCTTCGGCGAGCCGACCCGTCCGGCGCTGGACCCGGTCGAGTCCGTCGAGAAGCTCGCGGAGCTCGGCGCGCACGGTGTGACGTTCCACGACGACGACCTGATCCCGTTCGGGTCCTCGGACAGCGAGCGCGCCGCGGTGATCGGCCGGTTCAAGGACGCTCTGGAGCGCACCGGCCTGAAGGTCCCGATGGCCACCACCAACCTGTTCACGCACCCCGTGTTCAAGGACGGCGGCTTCACCTCCAACGACCGTGACGTCCGCCGCTACGCGCTGCGCAAGGTCATCCGCAACATCGACCTCGCCGCCGAGCTCGGCGCCGAGACCTACGTCGCCTGGGGCGGCCGCGAGGGCGCCGAGTCCGGCGGCGCCAAGGACGTCCGCGACGCCCTCGACCGCATGAAGGAAGCCTTCGACCTCCTCGGCGAGTACGTCACCGACAAGGGCTACGACATCCGCTTCGCGATCGAGCCCAAGCCCAACGAGCCCCGCGGCGACATCCTCCTGCCCACCGTCGGCCACGCCCTCGCCTTCATCGAGCGCCTGGAACGCCCCGAGCTCTACGGCGTGAACCCCGAGGTCGGCCACGAGCAGATGGCCGGGCTCAACTTCCCCCACGGCATCGCCCAGGCCCTGTGGGCCGGCAAGCTCTACCACATCGACCTCAACGGCCAGTCCGGCATCAAGTACGACCAGGACTTCCGCTTCGGCGCCGGCGACCTGCGCCAGGCCTTCTGGCTCGTCGACCTCCTGGAGAACTCCGACTACACCGGCCCCCGCCACTTCGACTTCAAGCCGGTGCGCACCGACGGCATCGACGGCGTCTGGGAGTCCGCGAAGAACTGCATGCGCAACTACCTGATCCTCAAGGAGCGCGCCGCCGCCTTCCGCAACGACCCCGCCGTCCAGGAAGCCCTCACCGCCTCCCGCCTGGACGAGCTCGCCACCCCGACCGCCGCCGACGGCCTCAAGGGCCTCCTCGCCGACACCTCCGCCTACGAGGACTTCGACGTCGACGCCGCCGCCCAGCGCTCCATGGCCTTCGAAGCCCTCGACCAGCTCGCCCTGGACCACCTCCTCGGCGTCCGCTGA
- a CDS encoding FUSC family protein, which translates to MSAAPRRAAFLRRSVRVTVAASVGFYPMLYAAGLPVTALYALFAPIAMGLLSAVPGSGRQQASDILRVIPPALAVAALGTLLAVNTWAATGGMLVIGFVLAFAAVAGPRAAGVGPGLQLFYILACFPPYAPHTLLERLAGLSLGLLLLAACEILLPDPAVPTYRQRLAAGLRTAAHEARAGGMPPRRLREAGATMRLSHVPPAERPAGAGRTDRALEQAGRAVRRLLGQLASLAEAHPEGRDQASATLLGRVGTLCEECARALTEGTRPPAPETLEHAMRSFQAYRVRLAAGPPGPDGPPTAQGAEPAGRPPYARPPTALLRRQSRVLALAESARVAGVALDIALNGVPARTPAPRAMFWYAELATPRLWARRVLGNVTLRSVLFQNAVRTALGLAAARLVAGSLDLTHGFWVLLVVLTLGRSTVGATWQAVRGAVAGNAAGAVVAGALLIGIGPLTEAYAVLLAPLMLLAFFGGPMLGIACTQGLFTLVVATAFAQISPVTWRLSEARMVDVVTGSVIGLLCGLLAWPAGARHEVRRAMAGLLRTCGALVPATAEALLTTPPGERTVPGTLASLHRMRLAEAAYAQYRTEASAGAGGSEADWHAVLVAADDMLWGAHRLPLFGLRPAEPEPPDGGGPDDSRSEEWTRRSAAALEGAAGRIAVRLGDGSAAAGSRAAGFPGGRPPVPPSVDLEVWIAGLGHQLQRIEASLAPPEQDPPEQDPPEQAPPEPRQDPPDREP; encoded by the coding sequence GTGAGCGCCGCGCCGCGGCGGGCCGCGTTCCTGCGCAGATCCGTCCGCGTCACGGTGGCCGCGAGCGTCGGCTTCTACCCCATGCTGTACGCCGCCGGACTTCCGGTCACCGCCCTGTACGCGCTCTTCGCACCCATCGCCATGGGTCTGCTCTCCGCCGTTCCGGGCTCGGGCCGTCAGCAGGCGTCCGACATCCTGCGGGTCATCCCCCCGGCCCTGGCGGTGGCGGCCCTCGGGACGCTGCTCGCGGTGAACACCTGGGCGGCCACCGGCGGCATGCTCGTCATCGGCTTCGTCCTGGCGTTCGCGGCCGTGGCCGGACCCCGCGCGGCCGGCGTGGGACCCGGCCTCCAGCTCTTCTACATCCTGGCCTGCTTCCCTCCCTACGCGCCCCACACGCTCCTGGAGCGGCTGGCCGGGCTGAGTCTCGGCCTGCTCCTGCTCGCGGCCTGCGAGATCCTCCTGCCCGACCCGGCCGTCCCCACCTACCGGCAACGCCTCGCCGCCGGACTGCGGACCGCGGCTCACGAAGCGCGCGCCGGAGGTATGCCGCCCCGGCGGCTGCGCGAGGCCGGAGCGACCATGCGGCTGTCCCACGTACCGCCCGCCGAGCGGCCCGCCGGAGCGGGTCGCACCGACCGGGCGCTGGAACAGGCCGGCCGCGCGGTACGCCGGCTCCTCGGCCAGCTGGCCTCCCTCGCCGAGGCCCACCCGGAAGGGCGTGATCAGGCGTCCGCGACCCTCCTCGGCCGCGTCGGAACGCTGTGCGAGGAGTGCGCGCGCGCCCTGACCGAGGGGACCCGTCCACCGGCGCCCGAAACCCTGGAGCACGCGATGCGGAGCTTCCAGGCCTATCGCGTCCGCCTCGCCGCCGGACCACCGGGCCCCGACGGGCCCCCGACCGCCCAGGGGGCCGAACCCGCGGGCCGGCCCCCGTACGCCCGGCCGCCGACCGCCCTGCTCCGCAGGCAGTCCCGGGTGCTGGCGCTGGCCGAGTCCGCCCGCGTCGCAGGGGTCGCCCTGGACATCGCGCTGAACGGCGTACCGGCCCGCACCCCCGCCCCCCGGGCGATGTTCTGGTACGCGGAGCTCGCCACACCGCGCCTGTGGGCCCGGCGGGTCCTCGGCAACGTGACCCTGCGCTCGGTGCTCTTCCAGAACGCCGTGCGGACCGCACTGGGCCTCGCGGCGGCCCGGCTGGTGGCCGGATCCCTCGACCTGACCCACGGGTTCTGGGTACTGCTCGTCGTGCTGACGCTGGGGCGCTCCACCGTGGGGGCCACCTGGCAGGCGGTCCGCGGAGCCGTGGCCGGCAATGCCGCCGGGGCCGTGGTGGCGGGCGCGCTGCTGATCGGGATCGGCCCGCTGACCGAGGCGTACGCCGTACTCCTCGCCCCGCTGATGCTGCTGGCATTCTTCGGCGGGCCGATGCTGGGGATCGCCTGCACGCAGGGGCTCTTCACGCTGGTCGTGGCCACGGCCTTCGCCCAGATCTCCCCGGTCACCTGGCGTCTCTCGGAGGCGCGGATGGTCGACGTCGTCACCGGCAGCGTGATCGGACTGCTCTGCGGGCTGCTGGCCTGGCCCGCCGGGGCCCGGCACGAGGTCCGGCGCGCCATGGCGGGGCTGCTGCGTACCTGCGGCGCGCTGGTGCCCGCCACGGCGGAGGCGCTGCTGACCACCCCACCGGGAGAGCGGACCGTGCCGGGGACCCTTGCGAGCCTGCACCGGATGCGCCTCGCGGAGGCGGCGTACGCCCAGTACCGCACCGAGGCGTCCGCCGGGGCGGGAGGTTCCGAGGCCGACTGGCACGCGGTGCTCGTCGCGGCCGACGACATGCTCTGGGGCGCGCACCGGCTGCCCCTCTTCGGCCTCCGTCCCGCGGAGCCGGAGCCGCCGGACGGAGGCGGGCCGGACGACTCCCGGTCGGAGGAGTGGACCAGGCGCAGTGCGGCAGCGCTGGAGGGGGCGGCCGGACGGATCGCGGTGCGGCTCGGCGACGGGTCCGCCGCGGCCGGATCCCGTGCGGCCGGGTTCCCGGGCGGACGGCCGCCGGTCCCGCCCTCCGTCGACCTGGAGGTGTGGATCGCCGGCCTCGGCCATCAGCTCCAGCGAATCGAGGCGTCCCTGGCCCCACCGGAGCAGGACCCGCCGGAGCAGGACCCGCCGGAGCAGGCCCCGCCGGAGCCGCGACAGGACCCGCCGGACCGGGAGCCGTAG
- a CDS encoding phospholipid scramblase-related protein, protein MTTTSNIPAGWFPDPHGATELLRYWDGSQWTEHTHPAAGTQPTAPAGAPQTAAVQAPAPLAAVPQQKNAPAQPGQISAGTLFDQQVLVVNQKAKLIEVTNEYRVFDQQGATLGSVVEVGQGLIRKILRFVSSWDQFLTHRLEIRDAYGQPQLLLTRPAKFIKSRVIVQRPDGQLVGEIVQQNAIGKINFAIMVDGQKVGAIKAENWRAWNFAIVDQNDAEIARITKTWEGLAKTLFTSADNYVLQIHYQLPEPMLSLVIATALTVDTALKQDSRGLG, encoded by the coding sequence GTGACCACGACCTCGAACATACCTGCGGGTTGGTTCCCTGATCCGCATGGCGCCACGGAGCTGCTCCGCTACTGGGACGGTTCCCAGTGGACCGAGCACACCCACCCCGCCGCGGGCACCCAGCCCACGGCCCCGGCAGGCGCTCCGCAGACCGCCGCCGTGCAGGCGCCGGCTCCTCTGGCGGCCGTGCCCCAGCAGAAGAACGCGCCCGCCCAGCCCGGCCAGATCAGCGCCGGAACGCTCTTCGATCAGCAGGTCCTGGTGGTGAACCAGAAGGCCAAGCTGATCGAGGTGACGAACGAGTACCGCGTCTTCGACCAGCAGGGCGCGACCCTCGGTTCGGTCGTCGAGGTCGGGCAGGGCCTGATCCGCAAGATCCTGCGCTTCGTCTCCAGCTGGGACCAGTTCCTGACGCACCGTCTGGAGATCCGGGACGCCTACGGTCAGCCGCAGCTGCTGCTGACCCGCCCCGCCAAGTTCATCAAGTCGCGCGTGATCGTCCAGCGACCGGACGGACAGCTGGTCGGTGAGATCGTCCAGCAGAACGCGATCGGCAAGATCAACTTCGCGATCATGGTGGACGGCCAGAAGGTCGGCGCGATCAAGGCCGAGAACTGGCGCGCCTGGAACTTCGCGATCGTCGACCAGAACGACGCGGAGATCGCCCGGATCACCAAGACCTGGGAAGGGCTCGCCAAGACGCTCTTCACCTCGGCGGACAACTACGTCCTCCAGATCCACTACCAGCTGCCCGAGCCGATGCTCAGCCTCGTCATCGCGACGGCGCTCACCGTGGACACCGCCCTCAAGCAGGACTCGCGCGGACTCGGCTGA
- a CDS encoding nuclear transport factor 2 family protein, translating to MTEPDPGIPVAPTPRVVLEHYHRAMLSMAADDLADLYAVDAVHEFPFTSPGFPERFEGREEVRAGYRAAWGASPAEVTEIRDVTVYETGDPGVIVSEHVVVGSLPARGLTFTVPGLLILHVRDGLIVRVRDYMDGFGVAASRG from the coding sequence GTGACCGAGCCGGACCCCGGGATTCCAGTCGCACCCACCCCGCGCGTGGTGCTGGAGCACTACCACCGGGCCATGTTGTCGATGGCCGCCGACGATCTCGCGGATCTCTACGCGGTCGACGCGGTGCACGAGTTCCCGTTCACCAGCCCCGGCTTCCCCGAACGCTTCGAGGGGCGCGAGGAGGTCCGCGCGGGTTACCGGGCGGCCTGGGGCGCGAGTCCGGCCGAGGTCACGGAGATCCGCGACGTCACCGTGTACGAGACCGGCGACCCGGGGGTGATCGTCTCCGAGCACGTGGTGGTGGGTTCGCTGCCCGCCCGGGGCCTCACCTTCACCGTCCCCGGGCTGCTGATCCTGCACGTGCGGGACGGTCTGATCGTCCGCGTGCGCGATTACATGGACGGCTTCGGCGTCGCGGCGTCCCGGGGCTGA
- a CDS encoding ROK family protein, translating into MKNHLTQLGPKADKDTVRRHNLSLVLRAVRDEDETGEATRAGVAARVGLTRAAVSSLVEQLLETGFLTESGKTFSGQAGRPGTALKVARTGPAGIGVEINIDYVSVCVVDLAGTGRVRQTEHLDNRGEPPEEVLVRAARIAARTLDSAHEQELAPVGAALALPGLVSGGAVRQAPNLGWNRVPAERLFAEALAVLNPGLGPLPVSSENEANLAALAELWFGGLGDVRSFLYLTGEIGVGGALVIGGELLRGAHGFAGEIGHVVVDPEGPECRCGSRGCLEQYAGQAALLRAAGIEGAGGGAAVVELERRVRSGDARATAAVGEAGRMLGRVLSGAVNLIDPDAVVLGGIFRSLMPWLSGPADEELTGRVVSGLWSPGSGRLRASSVAGDAARGAAALVMQDVLADPVAYAGRER; encoded by the coding sequence ATGAAGAATCACCTCACGCAGCTGGGCCCCAAGGCCGACAAGGACACCGTCCGACGGCACAATCTCAGTCTCGTACTGCGTGCCGTCCGCGACGAGGACGAAACCGGCGAGGCGACCAGGGCCGGCGTCGCGGCCCGCGTGGGGCTCACGCGGGCCGCGGTCTCCTCACTGGTCGAACAGTTGCTGGAGACCGGCTTCCTCACCGAGTCCGGCAAGACCTTCAGCGGTCAGGCGGGGCGTCCCGGCACCGCGCTCAAGGTCGCCCGCACCGGGCCCGCGGGCATCGGGGTGGAGATCAACATCGACTACGTCTCGGTCTGCGTCGTCGACCTGGCGGGCACCGGACGGGTACGGCAGACGGAGCATCTGGACAACCGGGGGGAACCGCCCGAGGAGGTCCTGGTGCGCGCCGCCCGGATCGCCGCGCGAACCCTGGACTCGGCCCACGAGCAGGAGCTCGCCCCGGTGGGCGCGGCGCTCGCCCTGCCGGGCCTCGTCTCGGGCGGCGCGGTGCGCCAGGCGCCGAACCTCGGCTGGAACCGCGTCCCGGCGGAGCGTCTGTTCGCCGAGGCACTCGCCGTACTGAACCCGGGGCTCGGCCCGCTGCCCGTCAGCTCGGAGAACGAGGCGAACCTGGCGGCGCTGGCCGAGCTGTGGTTCGGCGGCCTCGGCGACGTCCGCAGCTTCCTCTACCTGACGGGCGAGATCGGTGTCGGCGGCGCCCTGGTGATCGGTGGCGAGCTGCTGCGCGGCGCGCACGGCTTCGCCGGGGAGATCGGCCATGTCGTCGTGGACCCTGAGGGCCCCGAGTGCCGGTGCGGCTCGCGCGGCTGCCTGGAGCAGTACGCGGGTCAGGCGGCGCTGTTGCGGGCGGCGGGCATAGAGGGGGCCGGGGGCGGTGCGGCGGTGGTCGAGCTGGAGCGCAGGGTGCGCTCGGGCGACGCGCGCGCCACAGCGGCGGTCGGCGAGGCGGGCCGCATGCTGGGCCGCGTCCTGTCGGGCGCGGTGAACCTGATCGACCCGGACGCCGTGGTGCTCGGCGGGATCTTCCGGAGCCTGATGCCCTGGCTGTCCGGGCCGGCCGACGAGGAACTGACCGGCCGGGTGGTCTCCGGTCTCTGGTCCCCGGGCAGCGGCAGGCTGCGGGCGTCCTCGGTGGCCGGGGACGCGGCACGGGGCGCGGCGGCCCTGGTGATGCAGGACGTCCTGGCCGACCCGGTGGCGTACGCCGGCCGGGAGCGGTGA
- a CDS encoding DUF3105 domain-containing protein, with protein MTSTQNQNSPSSARRAKLEEARRKERGRERRVRILTISAAVVVVAALVAGGGYLMTKADDKDKAEAKAKTGAIAGERSWDKLTQNHVETPVSYPMNPPVGGDHNPVWMNCDADVYTEAIPKENAVHSMEHGAVWVTYNSKAADADVKALAERVKNTTYSLMSPLEDQADPLILSAWGKQVTVTSASDPRVAQFFTKYVQGAQTPEPGAACTGGISK; from the coding sequence ATGACTTCGACCCAGAACCAGAACTCCCCCTCCTCCGCGCGCCGCGCCAAGCTGGAGGAGGCGCGGCGCAAGGAGCGCGGCCGCGAGCGCCGCGTCAGGATCCTCACCATCTCGGCCGCCGTCGTGGTGGTCGCCGCCCTGGTCGCCGGCGGCGGCTATCTGATGACGAAGGCCGACGACAAGGACAAGGCCGAGGCGAAGGCGAAGACCGGCGCCATCGCGGGTGAGCGCAGCTGGGACAAGCTGACACAGAACCACGTCGAGACGCCGGTCTCCTACCCGATGAACCCGCCGGTCGGCGGCGACCACAATCCGGTCTGGATGAACTGCGACGCCGACGTCTACACCGAGGCGATACCGAAGGAGAACGCCGTCCACTCCATGGAACACGGCGCCGTATGGGTCACCTACAACAGCAAGGCCGCGGACGCCGACGTGAAGGCCCTCGCCGAGCGGGTCAAGAACACCACGTACTCCCTGATGAGCCCGCTGGAGGACCAGGCGGACCCGTTGATCCTGAGCGCCTGGGGCAAGCAGGTCACCGTGACCAGTGCTTCCGACCCGCGGGTCGCCCAGTTCTTCACCAAGTACGTGCAGGGCGCGCAGACGCCGGAGCCGGGTGCCGCCTGCACCGGCGGGATCTCCAAGTGA
- a CDS encoding DUF305 domain-containing protein: MTSAGRAAGSRLAVAGVAVLLLALGLVALMVVRPSSASSSGSGAASEAARSAPADGSVDAGFARDMSVHHQQAVEMSFIVRDRTDDEEVRRLAYDIINTQANQRGMMLGWLELWGLAKSSPVPPMRWMGHTFTPHDGALMPGMATDTQLDALRAAKGEEAEILYLRLMTAHHTAGAEMAQAAADSATTDAITNLAAGMVRGQRSEIALMADMLRERGAKA, encoded by the coding sequence GTGACGAGCGCCGGCCGCGCGGCGGGGTCACGGCTGGCGGTGGCCGGCGTCGCCGTGCTGCTGCTCGCCCTGGGGCTGGTGGCGCTGATGGTCGTACGGCCGTCCTCCGCCTCTTCCTCCGGCTCCGGCGCCGCTTCGGAGGCCGCGCGGTCGGCGCCCGCGGACGGTTCGGTGGACGCCGGTTTCGCCCGGGACATGTCCGTACATCACCAGCAGGCCGTCGAGATGTCGTTCATCGTCCGGGACCGTACGGACGACGAGGAGGTGCGCCGGCTCGCGTACGACATCATCAACACCCAGGCCAACCAGCGCGGGATGATGCTCGGCTGGCTGGAGCTGTGGGGGCTGGCGAAGAGTTCACCGGTCCCGCCGATGCGGTGGATGGGCCACACCTTCACGCCGCACGACGGGGCGCTGATGCCCGGCATGGCCACCGACACCCAGCTGGACGCGCTGCGTGCGGCCAAGGGCGAGGAAGCCGAGATCCTCTATCTGCGGCTCATGACGGCCCACCACACCGCAGGGGCGGAGATGGCGCAGGCGGCGGCCGACTCGGCCACCACCGACGCGATCACGAACCTCGCCGCCGGCATGGTGCGCGGTCAGCGGTCGGAGATCGCGCTCATGGCGGACATGCTCCGCGAGCGCGGCGCGAAAGCCTGA